From Amphiprion ocellaris isolate individual 3 ecotype Okinawa chromosome 2, ASM2253959v1, whole genome shotgun sequence, a single genomic window includes:
- the med16 gene encoding mediator of RNA polymerase II transcription subunit 16: MELAYVCEWEKRPKSTHCPSIPLVCSWSCRNLVAFSTDLKNDDDDKDVSHMIHIIDTEHPWDVYSINSGHTEVISCLEWDQSGSRLLSADGDGQIKCWSMSDHLVNSWESVLSSSVDGDPIVALSWLHNGVKLALHVEMSGSTNFGEKFSRVKFSPSLTLFGGKPMEGWLAVTVSGLVTVSLLKPGGTLLTASESLCRLRGRVALADIAFTGGGNIVVAATDGSSSSPVQFYKVVVSVVSEKCRIDTELLPSLFLRCTTDPLRREKYPAVTHLKFLTRENSEQVLLCASNQSGSIVECWSLRKEGLPVNNIFQHRSPVVGEKQPTILKWRILTTTNDLERVSAVALPKLPISISNTDLKVASDTKFCPGLGLALAFHDGSIQILHRLSLHTMGVFYGSSSSAQRPGDESTIKRQRAAGPALHFKALQFSWTSLALAGVDNHGKLHMLRVSPSMGQVLEMNTTLRHLLFLLEYCMVTGYDWWDVLLHVQPSMVHNLVEKLHEEYMRQNQALQQVLATRIVAVKASLCKLSTATAARACDFHAKLLLIAISATLKSLLRPHVLNTPDKSPGDRLTEICAKNTDTDIDKVMINLKTEEFVLDGPPLQSLQQLIQWVGDFVLYLLANLPNQGSMVRPGFGFMRDGASLGMLREMLVMIRIWGLLKPGCLPTFTATSDSQDNMQLLFRLLTKLWLCSRDDGPPQDPDESLIDECCLLPSQLLVPSMDWLPVNDGVIVKLQGKHPLRLQFGKASSLPGAGTTAPLEVFTRSPGSQKMDNLRCIHMGVCPTEESKACTRCGCVTMLRSPNKTNAMKQWEQRWIKNCLCGGLWRRIPPTLT; encoded by the exons ATGGAACTGGCATACGTGTGCGAGTGGGAGAAGCGTCCAAAGAGCACCCACTGTCCGTCCATCCCACTGGTCTGCTCCTGGTCCTGCAGGAACCTGGTGGCCTTCAGCACCGACCTGAAGAATGACGACGATGACAAGG atgtcagtcacatgatccacatcATCGACACCGAGCACCCCTGGGATGTTTACTCCATTAACTCTGGACACACTGAGGTCATTTCCTGTCTGGAATGGGACCAATCAG GCTCCAGGCTGCTGTCTGCGGACGGCGACGGTCAGATTAAATGCTGGTCGATGTCGGATCACCTGGTGAACAGCTGGGAGAGCGTCCTGTCCAGCTCCGTGGACGGAGACCCCATCGTGGCTCTCAGCTGGCTGCACAACGGAGTCAAACTGGCGCTGCACGTGGAGATG TCGGGCTCCACCAACTTTGGGGAGAAGTTCTCCCGGGTGAAGTTCTCCCCGTCCCTGACCCTGTTTGGCGGGAAGCCGATGGAGGGCTGGCTGGCGGTGACGGTGAGTGGTTTGGTCACTGTGTCGCTGCTGAAGCCGGGTGGCACTCTGCTGACGGCCAGCGAGAGTCTGTGCAGGCTCAGAGGACGAGTGGCGCTGGCCGATATTGCCTTCACCGGGGGAGGGAACATCGTGGTGGCGGCCACCGACGGCAGCAGCTCCTCCCCGGTCCAGTTCTACAAG GTTGTGGTGAGTGTGGTCAGCGAGAAGTGCCGCATCGACACCGAACTGCTGCCGTCGCTGTTCCTGCGCTGCACCACTGACCCGCTGAGGAGGGAAAAGTACCCGGCGGTCACCCACCTCAAATTCCTCACCAGGGAGAACTCTGAGCAG GTCCTGCTGTGCGCGTCCAATCAGAGCGGCAGCATCGTGGAGTGCTGGTCCCTGAGGAAGGAGGGGCTCCCCGTCAACAACATCTTCCAGCACCGATCACCAGTCG TCGGGGAGAAGCAGCCGACGATCCTGAAATGGCGAATCCTGACGACCACCAACGATCTGGAGCGAGTGTCGGCCGTCGCTCTGCCCAAACTGCCCATCTCCATCTCCAACACCGACCTGAAGGTGGCGTCGGACACCAAGTTCTGCCCAGGACTCG GTCTGGCTCTGGCGTTCCATGACGGCAGCATCCAGATCCTTCACCGTCTGTCCCTCCACACCATGGGAGTGTTCTACGGTTCCTCGTCCTCCGCCCAGCGGCCTGGAGACGAGTCCACCATCAAACGCCAGAGAGCCGCAGGCCCCGCCCTCCACTTCAAGGCCCTGCAGTTCTCCTGGACCTCATTGGCTCTGGCTGGAGTCGACAACCACGGAAAG CTGCACATGCTGCGGGTGTCGCCCTCTATGGGGCAGGTGCTGGAGATGAACACGACGCTGCGCCACCTGCTGTTCCTGCTGGAGTACTGCATGGTGACCGGCTATGACTGGTGGGACGTGTTGCTGCATGTGCAGCCCAGCATGGTGCACAACCTGGTGGAGAAGCTGCATGAGGAGTACATGAGGCAGAACCAGGCGCTGCAGCAG GTTCTGGCGACTCGCATCGTGGCCGTGAAGGCGTCTCTCTGTAAACTCTCCACGGCGACAGCGGCCCGAGCGTGTGACTTCCACGCCAAACTGCTGCTGATAGCCATCAGCGCCACCTTAAAGTCTCTGCTGAGGCCACACGTCCTCAACACACCCGACAAGAGTCCAGGTGACCGTCTGACCGAGATCTGCGCCAAGAACACCGACACAG ATATCGATAAGGTGATGATCAACCTGAAGACGGAGGAGTTTGTGTTGGACGGTCCTCCCCTGCAGTCCCTGCAGCAGCTCATCCAGTGGGTCGGAGACTTCGTCCTTTACCTGCTGGCTAACCTGCCCAACCAG GGCTCCATGGTCCGACCCGGGTTCGGCTTCATGAGGGACGGGGCGTCTCTGGGGATGCTGAGGGAGATGCTGGTGATGATCCGGATCTGGGGTCTGCTGAAGCCGGGCTGCCTGCCCACCTTCACCGCCAcgtcagacagccaggacaacaTGCAGCTGCTGTTCCGACTGCTCACCAAGCTGTGGCTCTGCT CGCGGGACGACGGACCCCCCCAGGACCCCGATGAGAGCCTGATCGACGAGTGCTGCCTGCTGCCCAGTCAGCTGCTGGTTCCCAGTATGGACTGGCTGCCGGTGAACGACGGCGTCATCGTGAAGCTGCAGGGAAAGCATCCGCTTAGGCTGCAGTTTGGAAAGGCCTCATCGCTGCCCGGAGCTGGAACCACTGCCCCGCTGGAGGTCTTCACCAG gagTCCTGGTTCCCAGAAGATGGACAACCTGCGCTGCATTCACATGGGAGTCTGTCCCACTGAGGAGAGCAAAGCCTGCACCAG GTGTGGCTGCGTGACGATGCTCCGTTCTCCCAACAAGACCAACGCTATGAAGCAGTGGGAGCAGCGCTGGATCAAGAACTGTCTGTGTGGAGGCCTGTGGAGGAGGATCCCGCCCACACTCACCTGA